The Duganella sp. BuS-21 sequence ACCGTCAAAGCCGACGGCAAGACCCAGGTGTTCGACGGCGCGGTGCCGATCAAGCGCCTGGCCTACAATATCGGCGAAGGCGAATGGAAAGACACCAGCATGGTGGCCGACGACGTCGCCATCAAGTTCCACGTCGTTGCAGCACAATAAGCAACCCAATAAGCAACCCAATAAGCAGCCCAATAAACAGCCCAATAAAACCACTGACCACAAAGAGAGACCAGAAGATGAAATGTCAAATCGTGATCGCAACGCTGTTGGCCATGTCGGCCGGCTCGTCCATCGCCGCTACCTACAACATCGACCCGACCCACACCTTCCCGAGCTTCGAGGCCGACCACATGGGCATTTCGGTATGGCGCGGCAAGTTCAACAAGACCAGTGGCACGGTCACGATGGATCGCGCGGCCAAGACCGGCGCGCTGGATATCAAGATCGAGGCCGACTCGATCGACTTCGGTCTCGACGCCATGAACAAGCACGCCAAGGATGACGTGATGTTCAACGTCGCCAAGTTTCCGACCGTGACCTACACCAGCAAATCGTTCAAGTTCGACGGCGACAAGCTGGTGAGCGTGGACGGCGAGCTGACTCTGCTGGGCGTGACCAAGCCGGTCTCGCTGAAAGTGGACAAGTTCAAGTGCATCATGCATCCGCGCTACAAGAAGGAAGTCTGCGGCGCCGACGCCACGGCGGAATTCAAGCGCAGCGATTTCGGCCTCAACTACGGCCTGCCGAACTTCTCGCCGGAAGTGAAACTGGCGATCCAGATCGAAGCCATCAAGGCCGACTAATCGCCCGGGGCCAAGTTTCTTGGCCCCTTTTTTTATTGTTATACTTCTAGTGCCGTTCAACCACAGTAGAAGAGACAATGAAAAAATCCCTGATCGTGCTCGCCATCCTGAGCACCGCCGCCCATGCCGACGAAGGCATGTGGATGCCGCAACAGCTGCCACAAGTAGCCAAGCAACTGAAAGCCGCCGGCCTCAAGCTGGATCCCGCCAACCTGACCAAACTGACCGAGTTCCCGATGGGCGCCATCGTCAGCCTGGGCGGTTGCTCGGCCTCCTTCGTGTCGCCGCAGGGCCTGGTTGCCACCAACCACCACTGCGTCTACGGCAGCGTCGCCCACAATTCGACGCCGGAACGCGACCTGCTGGCCAACGGCTTCCTGGCGCGCACCCTGGGCGAAGAACTGCCGGCCGCCCCTGGCAGCCGCATTTTCGTGACCAAGGCCGTGACCGACGTCAGCAAGCAGATCATCACCCCGGCCGTGGCCAAGCTCAACGGCAAGCAGCGCAGCGACGCGATCGAGAAGAACCTGAAGGCCCTGCAGACCGAGTGCGAAAAAGACGCCGGTCACCGTTGCACCGTGTCGTCCTACTACGGCGGCCTGGAGTACTACCTGATCAAGCAACTGGAAATCCGCGACGTGCGCCTGGTACACGCGCCGCCTGAAGGCGTGGGCAAGTTCGGCGGCGACACCGACAACTGGATGTGGCCGCGCCACACCGGCGACTACGGCTTCTACCGCGCCTACGTCAGCAAGGACGGCAAGGCCGCCGACTACAGCAAGGACAACGTGCCTTACCTGCCGCAGCACTTCCTGAAACTGGCGAAGGAAGGCAGCAAGGAAGGCGACTTCGTGATGGTGCTGGGCTATCCTGGTCGCACCAACCGTCACCGCCTGCCGTCGGAAGTGGCGTACACCTTCGACTGGAGCTATCCGACGTTCGTGAAGTCGTCGGCGGAAAACCTGGCCATCATCGCCGAGACCACCAAGGACAACAAGGACACAGCGCTGAAGTACGCGTCGCAAGTGGCCAGCATCAACAACTACTACAAGAACCGCCAGGGCATGCTCGATTCCTACGCCGGCAGCGACATGCTCAAACGTAAAACCGCCGAGCACGAAGCGCTGAAAACCTGGATCAACGCTGACGCCAAGCGCAAGGCCGAGTACGCCGGCGACGTCGAGCAGGTGGAAAAGCTGATCGCCCTGCGCGACGCCGAAATCCAGCGCGACACCCTGTTTACACCAGCGCGTCCACGCCTGCTGAACACGGCGCGCGTGCTGTACCGTTTGGCCAATGAAAACACCAAGGACGACGTCGAGCGCAAGTCCGGCTACCAAGTGCGCGATGTGCCGCGCATCAAGGCGTCGGTCGATGCACTGGTCCGCAACTACGATGAAAAGGTCGACAAGGCGCTGGTGCTGAACAGCCTGGTCAAGTACGCCGCGCAACCGGCGGCGCAACGCTACGCCGGTTTCGACAGCGTGGTCGGCATCAAGGATGGCATGAGCAAGGCCGAACTGCAGGCAGCGCTGGACAAGCTGTACGCCGGCAGCAAGCTGGGCGACGCCAACGAACGCAAGGCCTGGCTCGATCGCAAGCCGGCCGACTTCAAGGCCAGCGACGACAGCCTGATCAAGGCCGCCGTGGCGCTGTACGAATCGGACCTGGCAACCGAAGCCAAGGACGAGGAGTTGGGCGGCAAGCTGCAACAGGCTTACGCCACCTACATGAAGGCCAAGATCGCCTACATGCACAGCAAGGGCCAGGCCGTCTACCCTGACGCCAACAGCACCCTGCGCGTGACCTTCGGCAAGATCGCCGGCCGCGTGCCGGGTTCGGACGGCAGCAACTGGAAGGCCTTCACCACCGTGGCCGGCGTCGCCGCCAAGGCGACCGGCACCGGCGAATTCAACGCCCCTGCCGCGCAGCTGAAAGCCATCAAGGACAAGGACTTCGGCAAGTATGTCGATCCTGTGCTGAAGTCGGTGCCGGTGGCCTACCTGGCCACGCTGGACATCACCGGCGGCAACTCCGGTTCGGCCGCGCTGAACGCCAAGGGCGAGTGGATCGGCCTGGCCTTCGACGGCACGCTGGACTCCATCATTTCCGACTGGGACTTCAACAAGGCCATGACCCGCGACATCCAGGTCGACCTGCGCTACATCCTGTGGAACATGAAACACGTCGACCACGCCGACAACCTGCTGAAGGAAATGAACGCCGAATAAGCGTCCCGCCCTCAGGACAGAAGCCACGCCCCAGTAATGCGGCGTGGCTTTTTTTCGCCTGCTGTTGATGCGGCCGTGCTTGCCCATAGCGATGACTGACTACGATTGGAACAGCAACAAATCCAATTGCGAGCAGTCTTCAACAGGGGCATACTCAAATGCAGGCGGTCGTTTGGGAATTACCATCCTTTTCCCGGTATCGGGAGCGGTATCTGAACGATGACGCGTACCGCGTTTTGCAAATCGAGATGATGAGCAATCCCAACGCCGGCGCCGTGATCCCCGGCAGTGGCGGGCTACGGAAGCTACGGCACGCCTATGCTGCCAAAAATCAAGGCAAGCGTGGAGGCATCCGCGTTATCTATTTCTGGCGGCTATCCGAACATGAATTCTGGCTCTTTTCCATTTACGGCAAAGATCAGGCAATGGATCTGACACCAGAGCAATTGCAAATCCTGCGTCGCAGGCTCAAGCACGAGTTACGACAACGAGGGGTTGAAACATGAAAAAGCGCAATCTGTTTAACGAATTAATGGAAGGACTCGATGCGCTAGGGGCGGAGCGCAAGGGAAAAGGCCAAATCAAGAAATCCGTTCTTCAAATCTCAGACAAATGCCGCGCGAAAGGAGAATCGGGTACATTAACAGTTACCTCAACTAGCCCGAAGGATATGTCATGCCCGCGAAGAAAATCGCCGTAGTCATCGGCAGCTTGCGCAAGGATTCGATCAACCGCAAATTCGCCCACGAAGTCATTGCGCTGGCGCCGCCCTCGCTAGCGCTGGACATCGTTGAAATCGGCGAGCTGGCGATCTATAACCAGGATCTGGAAGAGAACGGTGCGGTGGCGCCGCAGGCATGGACGCAGTTCCGCGACCGCCTCAAGGAATACGACGGCGTGCTGTTCTTCACGCCCGAATACAACCGCTCGACTCCCGCCGCGCTGAAGAATGCGCTCGACGTCGGCTCGCGTCCCTACGGCAGCAGCGTGTGGAGCGGCAAGCCGGCCGGCATCGTCAGCGTGTCCCCAGGCGCCACCGGTGCGTTCGGCGCCAACCATCATTTGCGCCAGTCGCTGGTGTTCCTCGACATGCCGCTGCTGCAGCAGCCGGAAGCCTACATCGGCGGCGCCGCCAACCTGCTCGGCGCGGACGGCAAGCTCAACAACGACAGCACCAAGCAGTTCCTGAAAAAATTCATCGACACTTACGCCACCTGGGTCGAGACCACCGCCAAGAAGTAATCAACGCCGCAACGCCGTAAAAGCATAGCCGGCCGCCGTCAATGCGGCCGGCTCCGCTTTGGCCGGCGCGCCGCGATTGAGCGCCAGCAGCAACGGCGCGCCACGCGCCGGCATCAGCGCCAGGTCCGCACCTGGCAGACGCTGCGCCAACGTCGCCTTCTCATCATCCGCACAGCTGACGTACACCCGGTACGAGGAACGGCTGTTGCCCACTTCCAGCATGAAGCCCGCCACACCGCGCGTGCCCGGTGCGCCCGCCATGGCCGTCACCCGCAGGCGCGTGGTCTGCTTGCGCAATTCGAGCGTGTTCCACACCTGCATCGGATACAGCCTAGGCCCACCGTCCGCAAGGTCCGCAGCGACGCCGGCGTCGGCCGCATCCGCTGCTTCGGCAACAATCACCGGCACGTCGCCGCGCAGCGCCCGCAATGGCGCCAGCCCACCATAGCGCCCCGCGCCGGCCGGCAACACCAGCAGCAGGTCGGCCGCCGGCCAGCCACTCGCTGCCTCCTGGCTATACGCCTCGCTATCGGCCTGCACCGCCAGAATGCTCAGGCCCTGAAAGCGGATCAATGCCTGCCCGGCGCCGGCCAGCTGCACGCGCCCTTGCGCCAAGCCCACCGTGGCGCCGGCCTGGCCGGGTAGCTCCAGTACATAGCGCGGCCCGATCTGCGCCACGCCCCATTTGCACGCCAGCGCCAGCAAGGCCACCACCGCCACCGTCCGCACGCCATAATTCATGCTGCTCTCCCGGCAAAGTAGACACCAGGCCAGTAGAACATCATCGGCAAGTCTTTTCCTTGAAGCAACTCAATGCTCCAGCTGTCGGCGCTCAAAAAACGGGCACGATGATACAATTCGGCGGGCTTATCCAGCCCGACCTCCCAACAACACCCTCTGAGATCCAGACGACCATGCACCCAGACATGCCTACGCCTTATGAAAAAGGCAATCAAAACCAGACCACCACATGGAGCGCATGCATCGCCTTCTACGAAGAACTGGCGCAACGCTTTCCGCAAGTGCTGCGGTTTGAACAGATAGGCGTGTCCGACGGCGGCATCCCGGTCCACGCGGGCGTGGTCAGCGCCGACGGCGTCCACGACCGCAACGAAATCAAGGCCGCCGGCCGCACTGTCTTCTTCAACAACAACGGCATCCACCCCGGCGAACCCGAAGGCGTGGATACCTGCATGGCCATCGTGCGCGACCTGTGCTTCGATCCCGCCAAGCTGGCGGCACTGGGCCAGACCGTGTTGCTGTTCGTGCCGCTGTACAACGTGGACGGCGCCCTGAACCGCGCCAACACCTCGCGCGTGAACCAGGACGGCCCGGAGCAGTTCGGCTTCCGTGGCAACAGCCGCCACCTCGACCTGAACCGCGACTTCATCAAATGCGATACGCTCAACGCGCGCATCTTCAACCAGCTGCTCACCAGCTGGGACCCGGACGTGATGGTCGACACCCATACTTCCAACGGCGCCGACTACCCGTACACCATGACCCTGATCCACACGCAGGCGGACAAGCTGGGCTACGGCCTCGGCCCCTTCCTGCGCTCGACCATGCTGCCGCACATCTACCAGGAGATGGAAGCCAAGGGCTGGCCGACCTGCCCCTACGTCAATCCGGTCAAGGACACGCCGGACGACGGCATCGCCGAATTCCTGGAAGTACCGCGCTTCTCGACCGGCTTTGCCGCCCTGCACCACGTGATCGGCTTCATGCCGGAAACGCATATGCTCAAGCCCTACAAGGACCGCTACGATTCCATGCGCGCCCTGCTGGACGTGACCATGGCCTTCACCGTGCAATACGGTGAGCAGATCAAGCAACTGCGCGCCGACGCCAAAGAGCAGGCGGCCAACGCCATCGAGTGGACCGTCAACTGGAAGATGGACGACACCAATCCATCCACCTTCCGCTTCAAGGGCTACCAAGCCCAGCGCAGCGCCAGCCTGCTGGGCGACTACCAGCGCCTGTCCTACGACCGCAGCCAGCCGTGGGAAAAGGACATCGCCTACTACAACAGCTTCGTGCCGTCGGCCAGCGTGCGTGCGCCGAAAGGCTACATCGTGCCGCAAGCCTGGCGCGAAGCCATCGAGCGCCTGCAATGGAACGGCGTCGACATGGCCCGCTTCGACGAAGTCTCGACGGTGGAAGCGCAGTACTACCACATTGCTTCCGTCACCTCGCGCCCGGCCGCCTACGAAGGCCATATGTACCACGACGAGGTACAGCTGGAAGCGCGCACCGGCAGCTTCACCGTGCAGCCGGGCGACTACTTCGTCCCGCTCAAGCAGGCCAACGCCCGCTACGCCGTCGAAACGCTGGAACCGCTGGGTCACGACTCCTTCTTCCGCTGGGGCTTCTTCAACAGCGTGCTGGAAAAAAAGGAAGCGTTCTCCGACTACGTGTTCGAAGACCTGGCCATGGAAATGCTGGACACCGAGCCGGAACTGAAAGCCAAGTTCGAAGCGTGGAAGGCCGCCAACCCGGCCCTGCTGTCGGACCAGGACGCGGTGCTGGGCTTCATCTTCGCCAACGGCAAGCGCCACGCCGAGCCGGAATGGCGCCGCTACCCCGTGCTGTCCGTCTTCTAAACAACACCGCCTTACCTCCATGCGCACCGTGGCGATCCTGCGGTGCGCATGCAAGCTGCCCACAAGGCCATAGCCATGCACTACGCACTCAACCTGCGCACCTTCTTTTATAGCCACTACTTTTATCTTGGCTTGCGTTTCGCCGCCGGCCTGGTCGGCGTTACCCTGATCACCCTGCAATTCGCCGGCATGGCCACCGCCATGACGGTCTGCATCGGCGCGCTGTGCACCGCGCTGATGGACATGCCCAGCCCCCTGCGCCACAAGTTCAATGAAATGAGCGCCTCGGTGCTGCTGTGCAGCGCCGTCACGCTGCTCATCAGCCTGTGCGCCCCCTACCACTGGCTGCTGATGACCATGCTGGTGTTGATCAGCTTTGCGGCCTGCATGATGGTGGTCTACGGCCGCAAGTCCATGCCGCTGCAACTGGCCACGCTGTTCATCATGACCATGTCGATGGAGCACTCGATGACGGCGCGCGAGTCCTTCATCCACACCGGCCTGTTCACGCTCGGTGCGGTGGCCTACCTGGCATACGCCATGGGAATCTCGTGGATACTGCGCCACCGCATCAAGCAGCAGGTGCTGGCCGAAGCGCTGTTCGAGCTGGCGGCCTACATCGACATCAAGGCCGATTTCTACGACACGCGCTACAACCTCACCGAACAATTCAATAAACTGATCCGCCATCAAAGCCTGCTGGCGGACCGTCAGCAAGCCTCGCGTGACCTGATCCTGCGCGCGCACAACAACATCAAGGACGCCATCGTGGTGCAGGTACACGTCTGCATGCTGGACCTGTATGAGCTGATCCTGTCCACCCACACCGACTACGCGCTGCTGCGCACCCACCTGGTCGATTCACCGGTGCTGCGCACGCTGCACGACCTGGCCTACAAGGCCGCGCGCGATATCGAATCGGTGGCCTACGACGTTACACGCAAGAAGTCCTCCTTCCCGGAGATCAGCTACGAGCCGGAGCTGGACGCCATCGACGCCGAGCTGGCGGCCATCCAGCAACGCATCGACGAAGGCAAGCCGCAGCAGGAGGCGCTGGCCGTGCTGCGCGCGCAGCGCAACAAGATCCGCGCCATCATCAAGATGATAGGCGAGCTGCACCAGGCCAGCCAGAAAGCCTACGACAGCACGCCGTTCTGGGCCGACGCCGACATGGGCCCCTTCCTGTCACAGCAGAAGTACGAGCTGCGCATGATCCTCTCGCACCTGCGCTGGGACTCGCCGATCTTCCGCTTCTCACTGCGGGTGGCGATGGCGATTTCGGTCGGCCTGGCGGTGGCCGCCATGCTGCCGTATGCGGCGCACAGCTACTGGATCGTGCTGACCATCGTGATTATTCTGAAGCCCAGCTTCAGCATGACCAAGCAGCGGCGCAGCGACCGTATCATCGGCACCATCATCGGTTGCGTGATCACGGCGCTGATCATCAAGTTCCTCAATCATCCGGCGGCGATGCTGGGCATCCTGGTCCTGGCGACGGTGGCCACGCCCACCTTCATTTACCTGCGCTACCGCTACGCGGCAATCGCGGTATCGATCATGATCCTGCTGCAGATGCACCTGATCGCACCGGGCAACCATGACCTCATCATGGAACGGCTGGTGGACACCTTCATCGGCGCGGCAGTGGCGACGGCGTTCAGCTTCGTGCTGGCGAACTGGGAATATCAAAGCCTGCCGCGCCTGGTGCGCAACGTGCTCGATGTGAACCTGCGCTATATGCAGGCCAGCTTCGATCTGCTGCAGGGCAAAGGCAAGGACGATTTCGCCTACCGCATCGAGCGCAAGCGCCTGATGGACAGCCTGGCCGCGCTCAGCTCCGCGCTGGTGCGCATGCTCGACGAGCCGTCCAGCAAGCAGCGCGCGGTGGAGGACATCAACCTGTTCATCGTGCAGAACTACCTGCTGGTGGCGCACGTGGCGGCGCTGCGCGCCATCCTGCGCCGGCATGTGAAGGAACTGCCGGCGGCGCCGGTGAACGCGATGCTGGCCGACAGCCACAGCCAGGTGGTGGCCGTGCTGGAACGCGCACTGGCGCCGGGCCAGGCCGATGTCGCGCCGCTGATGACGGCGCTGTCGCCACATCCAGCAACAACGCCGGAGGCCGACGCAGTGCCGTGGTCCGGCTGGCCGCTGGTCCAGCGCCGCATCCGCCTGTTGCAGGCGGATGCCGTCAAAATCATCATCCACAGCGAAGCCATCCTGCGCGACGCCAGCTAAAACCGTCACCTGGCCGTCAACCTGAATCTCTTATTTTGCAAAGATCGAAGGGTATCGGAATTGCGCTTGCAGGCCGCCGGCTATCGTAGCGTAAGGCGAACTGAGTTTGATCGCGCTGACCGCATCCAACTGCGCAGCCTGCTCATTGCTCAGTTTTAGCGTGATCGCACATATGAAGTATTCATCGTGAGCAATTCAGGCAGTAGTAAAACAATTTATGACTACTGATACTATAGGACGATGAACCCATCGTCTTCCCAGCTCAGCACGCGCGATCTGCTCTCCGCCCTCGCGGTGGTCCTCATCTGGGGCACCAACTTCGTCGCCATGAAAGTCGGCCTGCGCCACCTCACGCCGTTCCAGCTGGGCGCCGCGCGCTACGTGTTCGCCATCCTGCCGCTGATTATTTTCATCCGCCCGCCGAAGCTGGCGCCGAAGTGGATCATCGCGTATGGACTGAGCCAGGGTGTGGGCCAGTTCGGGCTGTTGTTCCTGTCGCTGCAGGTTGGCATGTCGGCTTCGCTGGCGTCGGTGATTTTGCAGACGCAGGTATTTTTCACCGCCATCTTCGGCTTCCTGCTGCTGAAGGAGCACACC is a genomic window containing:
- a CDS encoding YceI family protein, translated to MKCQIVIATLLAMSAGSSIAATYNIDPTHTFPSFEADHMGISVWRGKFNKTSGTVTMDRAAKTGALDIKIEADSIDFGLDAMNKHAKDDVMFNVAKFPTVTYTSKSFKFDGDKLVSVDGELTLLGVTKPVSLKVDKFKCIMHPRYKKEVCGADATAEFKRSDFGLNYGLPNFSPEVKLAIQIEAIKAD
- a CDS encoding S46 family peptidase yields the protein MKKSLIVLAILSTAAHADEGMWMPQQLPQVAKQLKAAGLKLDPANLTKLTEFPMGAIVSLGGCSASFVSPQGLVATNHHCVYGSVAHNSTPERDLLANGFLARTLGEELPAAPGSRIFVTKAVTDVSKQIITPAVAKLNGKQRSDAIEKNLKALQTECEKDAGHRCTVSSYYGGLEYYLIKQLEIRDVRLVHAPPEGVGKFGGDTDNWMWPRHTGDYGFYRAYVSKDGKAADYSKDNVPYLPQHFLKLAKEGSKEGDFVMVLGYPGRTNRHRLPSEVAYTFDWSYPTFVKSSAENLAIIAETTKDNKDTALKYASQVASINNYYKNRQGMLDSYAGSDMLKRKTAEHEALKTWINADAKRKAEYAGDVEQVEKLIALRDAEIQRDTLFTPARPRLLNTARVLYRLANENTKDDVERKSGYQVRDVPRIKASVDALVRNYDEKVDKALVLNSLVKYAAQPAAQRYAGFDSVVGIKDGMSKAELQAALDKLYAGSKLGDANERKAWLDRKPADFKASDDSLIKAAVALYESDLATEAKDEELGGKLQQAYATYMKAKIAYMHSKGQAVYPDANSTLRVTFGKIAGRVPGSDGSNWKAFTTVAGVAAKATGTGEFNAPAAQLKAIKDKDFGKYVDPVLKSVPVAYLATLDITGGNSGSAALNAKGEWIGLAFDGTLDSIISDWDFNKAMTRDIQVDLRYILWNMKHVDHADNLLKEMNAE
- a CDS encoding FUSC family protein, translated to MHYALNLRTFFYSHYFYLGLRFAAGLVGVTLITLQFAGMATAMTVCIGALCTALMDMPSPLRHKFNEMSASVLLCSAVTLLISLCAPYHWLLMTMLVLISFAACMMVVYGRKSMPLQLATLFIMTMSMEHSMTARESFIHTGLFTLGAVAYLAYAMGISWILRHRIKQQVLAEALFELAAYIDIKADFYDTRYNLTEQFNKLIRHQSLLADRQQASRDLILRAHNNIKDAIVVQVHVCMLDLYELILSTHTDYALLRTHLVDSPVLRTLHDLAYKAARDIESVAYDVTRKKSSFPEISYEPELDAIDAELAAIQQRIDEGKPQQEALAVLRAQRNKIRAIIKMIGELHQASQKAYDSTPFWADADMGPFLSQQKYELRMILSHLRWDSPIFRFSLRVAMAISVGLAVAAMLPYAAHSYWIVLTIVIILKPSFSMTKQRRSDRIIGTIIGCVITALIIKFLNHPAAMLGILVLATVATPTFIYLRYRYAAIAVSIMILLQMHLIAPGNHDLIMERLVDTFIGAAVATAFSFVLANWEYQSLPRLVRNVLDVNLRYMQASFDLLQGKGKDDFAYRIERKRLMDSLAALSSALVRMLDEPSSKQRAVEDINLFIVQNYLLVAHVAALRAILRRHVKELPAAPVNAMLADSHSQVVAVLERALAPGQADVAPLMTALSPHPATTPEADAVPWSGWPLVQRRIRLLQADAVKIIIHSEAILRDAS
- a CDS encoding peptidase M14; the protein is MHPDMPTPYEKGNQNQTTTWSACIAFYEELAQRFPQVLRFEQIGVSDGGIPVHAGVVSADGVHDRNEIKAAGRTVFFNNNGIHPGEPEGVDTCMAIVRDLCFDPAKLAALGQTVLLFVPLYNVDGALNRANTSRVNQDGPEQFGFRGNSRHLDLNRDFIKCDTLNARIFNQLLTSWDPDVMVDTHTSNGADYPYTMTLIHTQADKLGYGLGPFLRSTMLPHIYQEMEAKGWPTCPYVNPVKDTPDDGIAEFLEVPRFSTGFAALHHVIGFMPETHMLKPYKDRYDSMRALLDVTMAFTVQYGEQIKQLRADAKEQAANAIEWTVNWKMDDTNPSTFRFKGYQAQRSASLLGDYQRLSYDRSQPWEKDIAYYNSFVPSASVRAPKGYIVPQAWREAIERLQWNGVDMARFDEVSTVEAQYYHIASVTSRPAAYEGHMYHDEVQLEARTGSFTVQPGDYFVPLKQANARYAVETLEPLGHDSFFRWGFFNSVLEKKEAFSDYVFEDLAMEMLDTEPELKAKFEAWKAANPALLSDQDAVLGFIFANGKRHAEPEWRRYPVLSVF
- a CDS encoding NAD(P)H-dependent oxidoreductase — encoded protein: MPAKKIAVVIGSLRKDSINRKFAHEVIALAPPSLALDIVEIGELAIYNQDLEENGAVAPQAWTQFRDRLKEYDGVLFFTPEYNRSTPAALKNALDVGSRPYGSSVWSGKPAGIVSVSPGATGAFGANHHLRQSLVFLDMPLLQQPEAYIGGAANLLGADGKLNNDSTKQFLKKFIDTYATWVETTAKK